The Quercus robur chromosome 7, dhQueRobu3.1, whole genome shotgun sequence genome has a segment encoding these proteins:
- the LOC126693363 gene encoding F-box protein At2g26160-like isoform X2: MMKSVCDLPLLDVSNSNSNSNSPTRLRSEFNQATAPSWNELPANVICETANLLPNHMDFKSLLAVCKQWNSVSPEITRPPFPLLMLSKTLNTNWRSFFNLCDSKRYRLELSTFGGKRCWGSPYGWVVLLDPNSNAHLEHLEKGKQIILPSLNTIPTLAATEEWFRLIHKFIIFKQPSHESSFLVMAIFGPENSLAFVRVGEGAALNRRGQDEWVLVANPYEFKFKDVTCFNDQIYGLCDNGTLVCVELDAEVQVVSPHPEDVWEPQKLYLVELSGNLFGVFRYGYYYPLKRRYETVSFLVYKFNFDASSWVEVTDLEDHAVFVGDGNSWCCPTITISSSSNSIYFTDDNWDWQMYPGGEYGGCDVGVFDMETAVIQPLPFGVDNPSSYSRPIWVTTTM, from the exons ATGATGAAATCGGTCTGTGATTTGCCTTTACTTGATGTCtctaactcaaactcaaactcaaactcaccAACTCGACTCAGATCTG AATTCAATCAAGCTACAGCTCCTAGTTGGAATGAACTCCCAGCAAATGTGATCTGTGAAACTGCAAATCTACTACCTAATCATATGGATTTTAAATCTTTGCTAGCTGTTTGCAAACAATGGAATTCTGTCAGTCCAGAAATTACGAGGCCTCCATTCCCATTGCTTATGCTTTCCAAGACATTAAACACCAATTGGCGAAGTTTCTTTAATCTCTGCGACAGCAAACGCTATAGATTAGAACTATCTACATTTGGAGGAAAACGTTGTTGGGGATCTCCATATGGTTGGGTTGTATTACTGGATCCTAATTCTAATGCTCACCTTGAACACCTTGAAAAGGGAAAACAGATCATTCTTCCATCACTAAACACAATTCCAACACTGGCTGCTACAGAAGAGTGGTTTCGCCTTAtacacaaattcattatttttaagcAACCTTCCCACGAGTCATCTTTCCTTGTCATGGCAATTTTCGGCCCTGAGAATAGCTTGGCTTTTGTGAGAGTGGGAGAAGGAGCAGCTTTGAATAGAAGAGGACAAGATGAGTGGGTTCTTGTTGCCAATCCATATGAATTCAAATTCAAGGATGTTACATGTTTTAATGATCAAATATATGGACTCTGTGACAATGGCACGCTCGTGTGCGTTGAACTAGATGCTGAGGTACAAGTTGTTTCGCCTCATCCAGAAGATGTATGGGAACCCCAGAAACTATATTTGGTGGAGTTATCTGGAAatctttttggggtttttcgTTATGGATATTATTATCCTTTGAAGAGGAGGTACGAGACTGTGTCTTTTTTGGTCTACAAGTTCAACTTCGATGCATCATCTTGGGTAGAAGTGACAGACTTGGAAGATCATGCTGTCTTTGTTGGTGATGGCAACTCCTGGTGCTGTCCTACAATCACCATATCTAGCAGTAGTAATAGCATCTACTTCACAGACGACAACTGGGATTGGCAAATGTACCCAGGAGGTGAATATGGAGGATGTGATGTCGGAGTGTTTGACATGGAAACTGCAGTAATTCAACCCCTTCCATTCGGTGTGGACAACCCTTCTTCCTATTCTCGACCAATTTGGGTTACAACTACTATGTGA
- the LOC126693362 gene encoding serine/threonine-protein phosphatase 7 long form homolog, translating to MEGPRVKAKWLEDRFSNPLPVDAPEGLVQKYAQFYIVEMLGGTLFMDKFGERISIRYLQFFDPISNGKKYSWGSAALSWLYRHLCNASEKTAKQIGGALLLVQLWAWARFPHICPVMRHPHQALPLGPLAIRWKGAKITTEHSMHVLRAYCVSLTSLRPNQIVWEPYRNYLGSLPAYCTAGQHIWRSIVPLIHFWVVEGHHPERVLRQFGMKQGIPVDVDTSIELHKITLQGKHHQDWVEVYAPHIAKWVAHDIIADAPPFHGEMSYNDEYMVWFRPRTVRHITKETSYWDTLVESQLSILAKCEPGSKIYTNSINALQVVEEIGRLTLDHAREVGNTSEPAVGRGRQAGGRQRHRGRQSSQRHTSSRPSTFGQRHTPVPTSSRRPTSS from the exons ATGGAAGGGCCGAGGGTAAAAGCCAAATGGCTTGAGGATCGGTTTAGCAACCCTCTCCCGGTTGACGCCCCTGAAGGGCTTGTGCAGAAGTATGCTCAGTTTTATATAGTGGAGATGTTAGGTGGTACGCTGTTTATGGACAAGTTTGGAGAACGGATCTCAATTAGGTATCTGCAATTTTTCGATCCAATCAGCAACGGAAAGAAGTATAGTTGGGGTAGTGCAGCACTAAGTTGGCTCTATAGACACCTCTGTAATGCATCAGAGAAGACAGCCAAGCAGATCGGCGGTGCACTGCTATTGGTGCAGTTGTGGGCGTGGGCGAGGTTTCCACACATATGTCCTGTGATGAGGCATCCACACCAGGCACTGCCTCTAGGTCCACTTGCTATCAG ATGGAAAGGGGCTAAGATAACAACTGAACATTCAATGCACGTCCTACGTGCCTATTGTGTGTCGCTTACTTCACTACGGCCAAATCAG ATTGTCTGGGAGCCGTACAGAAATTATTTGGGTTCCCTGCCCGCATATTGTACGGCAGGCCAACACATATGGAGGTCTATCGTACCGCTCATACATTTTTGGGTGGTTGAAGGCCATCATCCCGAACGTGTTCTCCGACAGTTTGGGATGAAGCAAGGCATACCAGTCGATGTTGATACTTCAATTGAACTGCACAAGATAACCCTCCAGGGCAAGCACCATCAAGATTGGGTTGAAGTATATGCCCCGCATATTGCTAAATGGGTTGCGCACGACATAATTGCTGATGCACCGCCCTTTCATGGGGAGATGAGCTACAATGACGAGTATATGGTGTGGTTTCGTCCCCGCACTGTTCGCCATATTACAAAAGAGACTTCGTACTGGGACACTTTG GTTGAATCGCAGTTGAGCATTTTGGCGAAGTGCGAACCAGGGTCTAAGATTTACACCAACTCTATTAATGCCTTGCAAGTTGTTGAAGAGATTGGTCGGTTAACCTTGGACCATGCACGCGAGGTGGGCAACACAAGTGAACCGGCTGTAGGTCGTGGTCGGCAAGCAGGTGGACGTCAAAGGCATAGAGGCCGTCAATCTAGTCAGCGTCATACATCTAGTCGGCCTTCCACGTTTGGTCAGCGTCACACACCCGTGCCCACATCTAGTCGACGTCCCACGTCTAGTTAA
- the LOC126693363 gene encoding F-box protein SKIP23-like isoform X3: MDFKSLLAVCKQWNSVSPEITRPPFPLLMLSKTLNTNWRSFFNLCDSKRYRLELSTFGGKRCWGSPYGWVVLLDPNSNAHLEHLEKGKQIILPSLNTIPTLAATEEWFRLIHKFIIFKQPSHESSFLVMAIFGPENSLAFVRVGEGAALNRRGQDEWVLVANPYEFKFKDVTCFNDQIYGLCDNGTLVCVELDAEVQVVSPHPEDVWEPQKLYLVELSGNLFGVFRYGYYYPLKRRYETVSFLVYKFNFDASSWVEVTDLEDHAVFVGDGNSWCCPTITISSSSNSIYFTDDNWDWQMYPGGEYGGCDVGVFDMETAVIQPLPFGVDNPSSYSRPIWVTTTM, from the coding sequence ATGGATTTTAAATCTTTGCTAGCTGTTTGCAAACAATGGAATTCTGTCAGTCCAGAAATTACGAGGCCTCCATTCCCATTGCTTATGCTTTCCAAGACATTAAACACCAATTGGCGAAGTTTCTTTAATCTCTGCGACAGCAAACGCTATAGATTAGAACTATCTACATTTGGAGGAAAACGTTGTTGGGGATCTCCATATGGTTGGGTTGTATTACTGGATCCTAATTCTAATGCTCACCTTGAACACCTTGAAAAGGGAAAACAGATCATTCTTCCATCACTAAACACAATTCCAACACTGGCTGCTACAGAAGAGTGGTTTCGCCTTAtacacaaattcattatttttaagcAACCTTCCCACGAGTCATCTTTCCTTGTCATGGCAATTTTCGGCCCTGAGAATAGCTTGGCTTTTGTGAGAGTGGGAGAAGGAGCAGCTTTGAATAGAAGAGGACAAGATGAGTGGGTTCTTGTTGCCAATCCATATGAATTCAAATTCAAGGATGTTACATGTTTTAATGATCAAATATATGGACTCTGTGACAATGGCACGCTCGTGTGCGTTGAACTAGATGCTGAGGTACAAGTTGTTTCGCCTCATCCAGAAGATGTATGGGAACCCCAGAAACTATATTTGGTGGAGTTATCTGGAAatctttttggggtttttcgTTATGGATATTATTATCCTTTGAAGAGGAGGTACGAGACTGTGTCTTTTTTGGTCTACAAGTTCAACTTCGATGCATCATCTTGGGTAGAAGTGACAGACTTGGAAGATCATGCTGTCTTTGTTGGTGATGGCAACTCCTGGTGCTGTCCTACAATCACCATATCTAGCAGTAGTAATAGCATCTACTTCACAGACGACAACTGGGATTGGCAAATGTACCCAGGAGGTGAATATGGAGGATGTGATGTCGGAGTGTTTGACATGGAAACTGCAGTAATTCAACCCCTTCCATTCGGTGTGGACAACCCTTCTTCCTATTCTCGACCAATTTGGGTTACAACTACTATGTGA
- the LOC126693363 gene encoding F-box protein At2g26160-like isoform X1, which produces MLFEVFLTALNSASSFFVSNLPSIIILILGDRAFVYITQPHPEILFLVDHYSHVISNDLLEFNQATAPSWNELPANVICETANLLPNHMDFKSLLAVCKQWNSVSPEITRPPFPLLMLSKTLNTNWRSFFNLCDSKRYRLELSTFGGKRCWGSPYGWVVLLDPNSNAHLEHLEKGKQIILPSLNTIPTLAATEEWFRLIHKFIIFKQPSHESSFLVMAIFGPENSLAFVRVGEGAALNRRGQDEWVLVANPYEFKFKDVTCFNDQIYGLCDNGTLVCVELDAEVQVVSPHPEDVWEPQKLYLVELSGNLFGVFRYGYYYPLKRRYETVSFLVYKFNFDASSWVEVTDLEDHAVFVGDGNSWCCPTITISSSSNSIYFTDDNWDWQMYPGGEYGGCDVGVFDMETAVIQPLPFGVDNPSSYSRPIWVTTTM; this is translated from the coding sequence ATGTTGTTTGAGGTCTTTTTAACAGCTTTAAATAGCGCTTCATCTTTTTTTGTTAGCAATTTGCCGTCAATTATAATTCTCATCCTAGGTGATAGAGCATTTGTATATATTACTCAACCTCATCCGGAAATATTATTTCTGGTTGATCATTATTCTCATGTCATTTCAAATGATTTGCTAGAATTCAATCAAGCTACAGCTCCTAGTTGGAATGAACTCCCAGCAAATGTGATCTGTGAAACTGCAAATCTACTACCTAATCATATGGATTTTAAATCTTTGCTAGCTGTTTGCAAACAATGGAATTCTGTCAGTCCAGAAATTACGAGGCCTCCATTCCCATTGCTTATGCTTTCCAAGACATTAAACACCAATTGGCGAAGTTTCTTTAATCTCTGCGACAGCAAACGCTATAGATTAGAACTATCTACATTTGGAGGAAAACGTTGTTGGGGATCTCCATATGGTTGGGTTGTATTACTGGATCCTAATTCTAATGCTCACCTTGAACACCTTGAAAAGGGAAAACAGATCATTCTTCCATCACTAAACACAATTCCAACACTGGCTGCTACAGAAGAGTGGTTTCGCCTTAtacacaaattcattatttttaagcAACCTTCCCACGAGTCATCTTTCCTTGTCATGGCAATTTTCGGCCCTGAGAATAGCTTGGCTTTTGTGAGAGTGGGAGAAGGAGCAGCTTTGAATAGAAGAGGACAAGATGAGTGGGTTCTTGTTGCCAATCCATATGAATTCAAATTCAAGGATGTTACATGTTTTAATGATCAAATATATGGACTCTGTGACAATGGCACGCTCGTGTGCGTTGAACTAGATGCTGAGGTACAAGTTGTTTCGCCTCATCCAGAAGATGTATGGGAACCCCAGAAACTATATTTGGTGGAGTTATCTGGAAatctttttggggtttttcgTTATGGATATTATTATCCTTTGAAGAGGAGGTACGAGACTGTGTCTTTTTTGGTCTACAAGTTCAACTTCGATGCATCATCTTGGGTAGAAGTGACAGACTTGGAAGATCATGCTGTCTTTGTTGGTGATGGCAACTCCTGGTGCTGTCCTACAATCACCATATCTAGCAGTAGTAATAGCATCTACTTCACAGACGACAACTGGGATTGGCAAATGTACCCAGGAGGTGAATATGGAGGATGTGATGTCGGAGTGTTTGACATGGAAACTGCAGTAATTCAACCCCTTCCATTCGGTGTGGACAACCCTTCTTCCTATTCTCGACCAATTTGGGTTACAACTACTATGTGA